The genomic interval GTTATTGTGTTGTTTCTCCAATTCTGTTTTTGCCTCTATTACTGTGATGTTTCCCCAAATTTTCTCCTatgtttcccaattgcaaaaaagtaaaaaaaaaaggctgtttcccaGTCAATTATGACGTTTTGCCTATCCCCAGGAAAACCGTCGTCATGAAGGCCTGCCCCAGGTCCAGGACGACCCGTTTGCAGACGACCCGTTCCGCCAGAAGCAGCGTTCTCTGCTCCATTTACAGCAACTAGAGGATCCCTACCCCCGGGGACACTCCCCAGCGGCTGGCAGCGAACGCATGAGTATGGGTAGTTGCATAGAAATTTTATCTCAATTTAGATTATAAAAGAAAAGTCAGATATCTTTTATTTACTGAGTGTTTAGcacttatttctttaaaattgtctGATTTGTTTGTCATTGGCAAATTTGTGTACCGGGTGTATGTTAAGCAAAATCTTATGAtgaaaaatggtgttttttttttttgatgaaGTGATATACTGTTGATCTTTGAATAATATTTTACCACTTAGCTGTATTTAAGCTAGACTACATTGTATACTTTCCATCAAAATGTGATTTAGAAAAGGTAAGAATAAACAAGTATGTTGACCACTGTGATGTAAATGTTCATGTTCTACTACATCAGGTCCAGGCAGTCTTCACAGCCTTCATGATCGTCCCCCGCAGTATGACGGGCGGGAGGGCCCAGTCCGCTACGTGGAGGACGACCCTCACCACCCAGATGACAATTACCCGGAGGACAGATCTCACACACCTTCTGGGAATGAGGATTGTAAGTGCTGCAGTGTATTCTGTATGAGATTGGACTtaaatttaaataagttttatttctCTCCCTTTCTATGCAAAACTAGATTAACAAATAGTTCTTAACTTTGATGGGTTTTATGACAATCAAAATTTAGGTGAACTTAATAATGGGAGGAGGGTGTCTTCCTCCACTGAGTTGGTTCCAAAACACACCTGTGTTCTTTTTTGTCATAAACTATACTGTCAACAAAATTGGGctttaacattattaattttgGCAGCTAAAGTGGATATTTTTGATAAATGGTTCTCAGTTCTAACAGAAAGAAATATGTTGGTATGCAGATGGAGTAGATTGTGTTCAGCATCACACTGCAGTTTGAAGTTGGCATTTTTGTGTGAAATGTGCTTTAAatgtctatatacatgtatacaaacttgACATAACATGTGTACAGCTGTGGTAATGTCAGAGCATCTGGGCATCACTTAGATGAggaatttaaaacttaaaaaaaagctttttattttaataggatAAGATCTAAAGATATTTTACATTTGGAGCTTTTGTGATAATTGACCTATTTTTGAGATTAATTTAACATCATGTTAAGTCATTAAGATCTCTCTGACAAGATTTCTTCAAAGAGAAAGATTTTAATGACATTTGTATACTTTACGCTGTTTTGTGGCAGCAATGCGGTGGCGGTCACCTGACCTCCAGGAGGTGATAGACTTTCTGAGTCATCCTAGCGATGCCATCAAGGCCAACGCTGCTGCATACCTTACCCACCTCAGCTACATGGACGACAACATCAAGCAGAAGATACGAGGTCTGAACGGCATTCCTCTACTTGTGGACATGCTGAACAGCGACTTTCCTGAGGTGCATAAGAACGCCTGCGGGGCGTTGAAGAACATGTCCTATGGGCGACACAATGATGAGAACAAGGTAGGCTGGGCTTGTGTGGTTGTATTGCTGTACTTGAAATAATGTAATGAATATGGCTTTAGCTGGGTCAGCTACCTGAGTTGGTAGAAGGCTAGGCTCACATGTTCAAATGCCCTGGTGGCCCACATATTTTGTGTATGCATTGGTCAttcattatttgaataattattaaacataaatgatgTTGTCAGTTGCTGGCATAAATATGTGCATTTGATACTTGTTAATCATGTTTACCCAGGAAGAGTTTTAAGTAGGTTGTGTTACTGCCTTGATATAACTGAACaattcaaacaaacacaaattcaatgtgcATTTAGTGTATTGAATTCTTATCCAATAAGCTTACTGGAGATGAATGTGCATGTGAGTTGGTTAAAATGTCCAAGCCTTGGGTCTCAATTGAGGTTTATCTCTAGTTTATATATCATATTAAGATTCTGTTTTAAAAAGTATGAActgaaataattttgtttttaattttatacaCAGAAATAAGCAAGTGACATTTGTTTATAATGATCAGTTAAACTACTTTCAAGTGGGCTATTGGTTCAATACTCATCTTCTTGTGCAATTTAAGCGTTCTATCCGTAATGCGGGTGGTATCCCGGCGTTGGTACGGTTGCTAAGGAAGACCCAGGATGAGGATACCCGGGACCTGGCTACAGGCGTGCTCTGGAACCTCTCCTCATGTGATGTATGTGCTGCATTGGAGCCTTGCTCTTAAAACACGGGGTGTAATGCATTTTATGGGATTTTTTCGTtctcagcgaaaatccagttgaggcggaaagtgttgtgcctgattagcctgtgtggcaagcatgtattaaacccacttttaacaGACTGAGGCTTATTTGTACAATTATTTAATTGCTTTCATTTTTGCATTTATTATATGGTGTGACAGACAGTCATCATTCTTAACAGTTAAATTTTGGGGTAGGTTGGAAATACTAATTTCACTAGTAGTGTTTGTGaaggaaataaataatattcaacCATTTAAGATACGAATGCATCATATTTTATTAAGGTTATTATGGAAACATTATTTATTGAACAGTCTGGGGCCATTTTGTAAAGTGCAAGTGGTACATGTATGATTTCTTACTGCTGGCAGGATTTGAAGAAAGCCATTATAGATGATGCGCTGGCAGTGCTGGTGAACAGCGTGGTGATACCGCAGTCTGGGTGGGAGAAACGGGGTCTGCCTCCAGTACACAACCAGGACTCCTGGACCACAACCTTCCGCAATGCAACCGGAGTTTTACGGTATGGCGTGTAGTCTTGTTGTATTATGCTGTCTGAAGTCTGTAGTGTTACTGTATGACTACTTGTAATTTGGCTTGACGTCTGGAGTTTTATGGTGCAGCATTTAATCTGGAGTCGTGCAGAACAGCTTGTAGTCCCTAGTAGGGCTTGTAATGGCGCTTGTAATAGGTTGTATAACAGTTGTATTTCTTATCACAGACatatttcaaatgtttgcatCAAATTTTATTTCCAATTTTGTTGAAATGCTGTACTTTTGGAGATACACTTTCAGTTGTTTGAGATCCCTGTCATATATTGTAGGAACGTGAGTTCAGCAGGTGAAGAAGCCAGGAAGAGACTGCGAGAGTGTAACGGACTTGTGGACTCATTAATTCACACGCTAAAGATAGCAATTGATCAAAATAATGTGGACAATAAACCAGTCACAAACTGTGTATGCACGTTGCGGAATTTGGCATTCCGAATTCAGGAAGTTGCTGATCCAGACTTTTATAAGAAGCGTGACGCAACTCTGCGGAGACAGAAGAAACAGGAGAAAGGAGGTAATCAATTTGGGTTTGAAactgattatattaaaaatgGAGTAAAATGCATAGAGTGAGTACATTTTGACCCATAAAAAGCACAGATAAATCTCtgtgttttaacaatattttttttatcttatccTTTTAAGAGCCAAACTGATTTATGAAGAAAAAAGAAATAACTGCTATTCTTGTCTCAAACTTCCTAGGCTTCCCTGTATAATGAGTATACTTCAGTCTGTCTTCAAATACTGGCTGCACACCTATCTAGGCTTGCCTGTATAATAGTTATCTTTTAGCTGTCTTTAAATACGGGCCTTACACTTATCTAGGCTTGCCTGTATAATCGGTACACTTCAGGCTGCCCTTAAATACCGGCCTAACGCATAATTAGGCTTGCCTTATAATGAGTAATCTTCAGGCTTTGTTTAAATTCTGGCCTCAGACTTATCTAGGCTTGCCTGTATAATGAGTAATCTTCAGGCTGTCTTTAAAACTGGCCTCAGACTTATGCTTCTACATACAGGGACAACTGGCTGTTTTGGTGGTGGCAATAAAAAGAAAACGGGACCAAATAAAGGACAAACTATAGAAGATGAGTATGTATATTTCATGATTTTgtgattatataatatattatctgcaaaagcaaaatatatttgttaattaaataaacattaatgtgAAGATTATTGCCATCAACATAAGCAACTTTAAATGGTTGCAACAAATTGGTGTGCAATAATGCATGTGTACAATTCAGTTTACTGTTAATTTTTTGCTAATTGACGAGATCTGAAGAAGGCCATTGCATAAATACTACAGATTGCAACAAATAGCTCAATATGTGTTCACATCTTTGGTTATTAAagtattcaaatatttgattgTCTGGTATTCAATACATGTGAACAAGATTTGAATGTTTATGATGCTTTCTTACtatcaaaaatatatacttataaaaacatgcaacaatattgataaatttacagCATCAAGTGTTATTATTTATCCAAGAAAGaaaagacaaacaaacagaccttcATCACGAACTTTCATCCATATGGCTCTTAAATTCTTCAGCAGTTCTCTTAAATTACTCTCATAAAAAATTGCAGCCTTTCGATGCTCAGGTATAACAGAGATGCAAgacaaattgtttatttgttggCAGTTTCAAAATTTTAAGAACTATAGTTGGCGAATATCCTGTTTGATtgaacttaaccctttgcatgctgggaaatttgtcgtctgctaaaatgtcgactgctgaatttataaaattagcattttcttcgatttttttcaaagaatatcatcagaatagcaaacagtttggatcctgatgagtcgccacgttttgtggcgtctcatctggatccaaactgtttgcaaaggccttcaaaattcggttctcgcactgaaagggttaattgtgTATTATGTGCTTGATAATAACCTGCAGTTGACAATTTCATCTCAGGCTTTAATATTAGTTACATCAAAGTGTTAACACATCAGTATGGTGAAAGGGTGATTTTGACACCTATACTGTATACTTGAGATCCATAAGCCCCACAGAGCGTTGGTCATTAGAGACAAATAGTTGCATCCCTAATTTATACATAGTGGCTTAACTtgacataaaatatcaaaataattttttgaaaaaaagtacaAGAAtctttgattttaataataaaatgtttaaattaaaattaaaatcaggGTAAACAAAAACTTGACATGTGTAGCCAGAAACCTAGAACCACTTGTATTTTACTATAGCTTTGTGAAATGTTCTTGACTTGGAACTGAAGTACAGTTGCTTCTTGTACAAGTAAACATTAGGAcaaacatatgtgtcttgttctgataaaactggacttaattcatgtgcgtaaagtgtcgtcccagattagcctgtgcagtccgcacaggctaatcagggacgacactttccgctttaatggtatttttagtttcaaggaagtccctccttaccgaaaatcaagtttaggcggaaagtgtcgtccctgattagcctgtgcggactgcacaggctaatctgggacgacactttacgcacatgaattaagcccaattttctcagaacaagacacatataattttGTAACAGAACTCAGCCTCAGCTACCCCAGACGGCTCAAGTGTTCCGGGCACTATGGGGTGTGGATGCTGTACGCTACTTCCTGCAGCTTCTCACTGGATCCAATCCCACAATGCTCGAGGCTTCCTGTGGGGCCATACAGAACCTAGCAGCATGTGACTGGAAGGTTAGAGTCTCAAGAGTTTGGTTGTTTCAGTCCTTTAATAAAGATTAATACTAGACAGTGCGAATTACAAAAATAGTTTTTGGCCTTTAATAATATATACCAATATGTGTGttgaattatatacatatattataccTCACATCATAATGCTTCTTTGCATGTATTAATATACAAGGTAAGTTATAATAACCCTCAATGTGAAGTAAAGGGGGCGATACTGGAATCTATATGAATATCAGTCTGCCCGTGGGTCTTTGTGTCCATAAGAGTTTGTGAAATGTGAAAGGCCAACCCTGTTTTGTGTAATACAGTAAGTTAAATGCATATATCAATTGTCCACTACAGGAAGTTAAATGCAGGTATGAGCCtgttttgttgtttatgttgATTTGATGAATGTTAAAGTCCCAATTTATTTTTTCCCTCAGTTTGCAATAGAGATTCGGGCGCTGGTGCGCAAGGAGAAGGGGCTGCCTAGCCTGGTGGACCTGCTCACGTTTGAGGAGGAGAGAGTGGTCGGGGCTGCAGCCACCGCCCTCAGGAACCTCTCCATTGATGAACGCAACAAGGAACTTGTCGGTAAGGGATACATCGCTAATCTACATGACTTTATTGTAAAGGGTCTCATTAAATCTTTACTCTGTCCAATTTCTGGTCATTCATGAAGGACAGAATGCTGAAGTCTCCATCAAAATGatcttttaagatttttttatagaCATTATAGAtcatttactgaaacatttacTCTGATTATCTGAAATAACAATTTTGGCTGTAACTATGATATTTATCTTTCAATTATCACAAATCAAGCTTTAAATCAATATGAAAACAGTAAGCCTAACGAGATGTGTCCGCAGTTTGGAAAAAtgacaattacattttttgttaaatgtttaaagtatatgttcatttttttataatgatcaATCAAAATAAGCAAAATTATTAAGAATTTGTCTCACATTTTATTGATAATTTAGCAAAACTGTATTACCGACATATGGTTTATAATATTATTCACATTTGATAGCCTGCAATGTATAGTGGTAGTGTAAAGGCTTTTGCTTCTAGAGATCCCAGGTTTGAACCCTAGGGATAGCAGAGTTTTAATTTATCATATTCcttgtaatttatattatttaaaactattcaaaatataacagtccagtaaatgtattatatttttccacaaaaaaaaacacactttttttccTTCCATACAAATGCAGATACCTTGTAAAGACATTTCTCTTTTAAAGTTGACTATTGTATCAGATTCTTCACATGATTAAAGGAACATTCAGAATACACTTTGATATTGGCAGTATATAATTCATCCTTTGCATCTTGCTACATAATAACTCATTGTGTGGTGTTATTGGCCTTATTCCTTCATCGCCAACCCCTTACTGTTGTCCTTTCTCAGGCAAGTATGCCATGAAGCAGCTGGTGAGCAACATTCCCCAGGACGGTCGACCCCGGGAGACTTCGGACGAAACAGTGGCAGCGGTTCTCGCATGCTGTGAAGAGGTCATACAGCATAACCAGGACTTTGCGAAGTACGGCAGTCATTGAAATTAGTACTTGACCTAGCAAGCATACATTTATATGTTGTTATTTAAACACTTGAATTTTTGTGTTATTACTTAAAACCAAGAAAATGTTGTACGACGCCGTATCTGAGCAGGCCATATTCACAATTTTACAGTCCCTGTCTTATGCTTGTTTTGATAACTGCAATGGGCGcacaattttatgtttaaaaatgtcagaaATTGTCTTTTGTTAGTTAGTAATTTTAAAATTCCAATCAGGTATATCAAAAGAGGTCCTTAGAAGAACTTAATGATATAGATTGTTAAAAATTGATTGCTTTGTTTGCTACATTTGATTGTGTTCAACTCATATATTGAACAATAAATTAAGGAGTATTCAAATCTGGTCCTTAAAGTACTATTTTGTTCATGTGAATTTAAGAACTTGATACCAGAAATTTTCTGGTGTTTTGTTCTGCAGATGTTCATTTCATGAACTAGGTTGACAAATAAATTAGCTTAGATATGTCTATTTAATTTCAGTCACTTCATTAACATTTAAAGATGTTGCTTTATTGTAGTGATTAAATGGGGAATCAATTGCAGAATTGTAAtgtgtatgcccccggatcgtaagatcgggggcatattgcttttggcctgtctgtctgtctttcattcattgtttgtgtctcaaaacttttaccttggttaaagttttgcaataacttttgcattattgaagatagcaacttgatatttggcatgcatgtgtatctcatggagctgcacatttttagtggtaaaaggtcaaggtcatccttcaaggtcaaaagtcaaatatattgcttcaaagcgacacaatagggggcattgtgtttctgacaaacacatctcttgtttgttattattaCAATGCAATATAAAATCTGTGAAATGCTCTACTGTTTGTGTGAAATGCTCTACTGTTTGTCCAGGTCGTTTGTGAATGAGCGAGGTGTCCCAAGACTGATGTCTATAGTGAAACACCAGGAGCAGTTCAATCCAAGGTGCTGCAAGTTTGCCCTAGCTGTAAGTGCTACAAAAGGCCATTAGCTCTACTACCCTCTCAAAATATGCTTCAGATACTTTCATACATAGTtgaataattcaatataaaataaactaGCAATTGTACGAAAGGTTACAAATGGACTCAACTGTAGAATATTAACGGGATAAAATGTTTCATGCTGcattggtctgtctgtttgttcaTCAGTCTGTCCATTTATACGAGGTTTACATTAAAATGATGTGTTTTGTCTCACATTAATTATGCTTTCTTCAAAGCTTTcttcaaagctttgatacttacatAGATGTTGTTAATGAACACTCTACTTAAGCCCATCAACAGAAATCATTTTAACCTTGACCTATGGACTTAATTCTAAAGGTTGAGTAGAATGAATTTcttaattgaacataaaatgcttcctacaaagctttTGTAATTACATAGTTGTTATCTATAAATGCTCTTAAAACACTCAAGATCATCTGACCTGATTTTGACATTAACATTGACCGTACTTTGGACAAGAACATATTGATTCTGACAAAGCTTCCAAATGCAAAATattgggcgggggggggggggaagttgTGGATAATGgatttaatcaattgtttttatatgttaaccctttgcatgctgggaaatttgtcgtctgctaaaatgtcgtctgcagaatttctaaaattagcattttcttcgatttttttcaaagaatactatcagaatagcaaacagtttggatccagatgagacgccacgttttgtggcgtctcatctggatccaaactgtttgcaaaggcctttaaattcggttcccgcactgaaagggttaacattgaCTTATTCATTTAATCATTATGTAACAAGTACTGCCTCACATGTTTACTTTAGGGGTAAAAAAAAGAAGTGTGTTTCCACTGATTTCTTCATTAAAATAAGAAAGGTTGTTcacttgtgttgttgtttttcaatacacatgtttatttatccCTTTCAATTAGGATATTTAGTGACAGAGAGTCACCGAAGTCTTCCAAATCTACATTTTGtcttaaaattaaattgtgtgtttgtaacaaaacacattttccaATTAATTTAACAGTACTGAttgaataaaacaacatttagaCTGGCCTATTTTCTCTAGAATATTCAAGATGTCCTGTTCTTACCTGTATACTGATATTCATGCACTGTGTGCTCAGGTGGCCAAGACCTTGTGGGGCTTCAAGGTGCTGCACTCAGACTTCAACCAGAATGGATACACACAGAAGGACTTCTGCCCTCCCCAAGCGGCCAGGTAAGACCACAAGTCACTGGGAAAATACACTAAGTTTATTGACATAAACCAGGGCTTCTTACAAGGCTCAGTGGATGGAAATCTAGCCTTTAATTAAATGGATGGAAAATAGCACATGAAAACCaaactgaaaatgaatagggAATGATGTTTCAAGGAGTAAGTTTCCTTTTTGGTGAGAAGtcaatttgttttaagaaatgtgcaTAGAGAATGCAGCCTATATTTGTCCATTGGCTGTAGAAGATAAAAAGCCCTATACGTATACtaatttgttttttgaaaaatgtaaacaaataataatgtaataaggTTTATTTGCTTTCAACTTTTGATGCAGTGTAAACAgaatatcatacaaaaacaaaatgtagTATTCTTTTATGGTCCATATAAGCACATAATACCATTGCATATAATATAGAAATTTTGAGAAAGAACATAACGCGTATTTGTCACCttgaattgaaatattaaaaGGTAAGAAATTATAAGTCGTTTAAAATAAAACTCTTAGATTTAAGGTTTGTTAAATGATAGGTTGTGTTGTTCAGGTCCCAACCGCAGAGCAATTACAGCACGTTACGACAGAACCAAGGCTATGACGACACAACAATGCGTTCTCGTCATGGCAACGGGAATGGTTACCCTAGTAACCACATGACAGGAAGCAATCCCCGCTTGGTACAGGGCCACAGCAATCCTGCACTGGACCAACATGGTAATGACATGCTGTACAAGGAACTGATTCAATGCTTGTACATTATAATGACCTGTTGATTTTGTTCCTCTCTCTGGAAATTATTCATAATTTTGTAAATCAGATCTATGTTCATTCTGCCAAATTACTGATTTTAATATCTAGTTTACTGCATTTCCAATATTGCAAAATCATGTTTATTTGTGGGAATTAAATTAACTAAAAATGACAACTATGTGTACATGTAAATTTGTGTATTTCTgatctgattttattttttattggacTTCGCTTCAATCACTCGCCAATTTTTTTGTAACACATGTCTGCAATGTATCGAGGAGGGTCGAGTAAAGAAGAGGTTTAATCACATTGAAAACTAGTTGCTTGTTATGGCAAAACGATATTGAAACAGCTTTACTTTACTTGAGTTACAATATATGTCAAGTGTCAGCTAAGTACTTTGAGTATTGCTTTCTCAGTTGTGAAGTAACACTAATGCAAGAAGTTTAATATCTAAATTGCAAAAGAAAATGCTGTCTTTTGTTAAGTGCTTTGATTAATAATGCCTTTTGTGCATAAGGTAATTAAGTCTTCAGAATTCCAGATAGGTCTTctcataaaataagaaaaaaaacgtcaaattaataataaataagtattttgcAGTTAGTAAATATTGCTAAGTTAGTATTCATATGCTGCTCAAATAGATATAGACTCAAAAAAGTTGGTCATCTTAAGTTTTGGTTAGTTGACAGCAAGGTTCAATTCAGCCTTTAGTCTGATGTTTATGATTATGTGTTGTAGATATGTATGGCAGTAGGCAGGGGATACCAATGGTGGACATCCCAGCCCAGCCCGCTGGATATGCCCCCATAGATGACCCTGTCCACACAAAACCCAGGAACAAACTGCCTGCTGGAGCTGTACCTCTATTCCCAGTAAGAACATACATCCAGTGGCCTTAATCACATTAATGTGAGACACACATACATGCAGTGGCCTTAATCACATTAATGTGAGACACACATACATCCAGTGGCCTTAATCATATTAATGTGAGACACACATGCAGTGGCCTTAATCACATTAATGTGAGACACACATACATCCAGTGGCCTTAATCATATTAATGTGAGACACACACACATGCAGTGGCCTTAATCACATTAATgtgagacacacacacacatgcagtGGCCTTAATCACATTAATGTGAGACACACACACATGCAGTGGCCTTAATCACATTAATGTGAGACACACATGCAGTGGCCTTAATCACATTAATGTGAGACACAATAACACTGCTTTTGAATGTGCATGTTTCCACAAACTTGAAGACTCTGAATGACGGAGCCTGTTGAAGTGTTTTTAATGTTGCTTcagttaaatatttaatgatttaataaaGGCCACACAATTATTGAGTAATGCAATCATAATTATCATCCATAATTGAAGCACTTTACTACGCAGATATCTGGGATTAAGTTGGAGAAGTTGTATATGCCTAACATCTCTGAATCATATACAGCACTGTCAGGTTAAATCACGGATTTGTTTCTTGTATAGAGTTGTAACGTCTATTACTATGAATTAATTAATTTGGTATATGACTCGATGCTGATTTGTGAGGCCTGACTGTGATGCAGAGCTTGTGCTTGTAGGTTGATAACACAGAGCCTGTCTATGCCCAGGTCCAGAAGAACCGTAACCACGGTGATGAGAGGGCAGAGCACGGAGGCCCTGGTCAGATGATGCTGTCAGCTGACAACCCAGACGGGGTCGACTCCTGGGTCTAGCAAGGGCAGGGACCCTGGTCTGGTGCATATGTAAGAGACACAACTGTGATTCATCAACTGGGAAAGACTGCCTGAAATGGATGGGAAAGAGTGTCTGAAATCAATTGGAAAGGGTGTCTGAAATCGATAATAAAGAGTAGCTGAAATGTATGCAACAATAGTCTTAAAATTGTTTCTGGTTTGGTGACAAAGGCATAGAACATGGTGAATTGTCAATCATTTTTAAAGATACAGAAACAGTTTTTGAAATAATCTTCGTGGCAATCAGCAACATTTGTGAAGACATACGCAATAGCTCTGACTAATGTAAGCTTAATACATAAATAATCTTTGATTGTTAGGTTGGCAATGTTTTGGAGGTTTGACTGTTCTCTTGACCATTTCTTAAGAGCACTCCATCATAGTTGGCCAAGGACCTGATTTCACATGGGTGAATCAGCAAGGACCCTGCAACTGTTTGACAAATATAGATCTGAACTAAGTGTTGAGTGTTGATGACTGCAAGGATGTGCATGTAGGCCTAAACCGGACTAGCAAGCACACGGCTTGTAAGCTGCGTTCACTTGTGTCTGCTGACTTTTAAGTATTTGAACAAACATTCCAAAACCCACACTTTGTGGTTACACTGTAAcataattatgtgtaataatgaatatatataagctactaaataaatatttgtgtcttTACCTGTATATGTGTATTGGCAAAGTGAGCAACAAAGTTCATTCTTTTAAGGATGTGTTGAGTTGTGTCTTGCAAACATGGGTGTTTTTATGCTAGCCAAGCTCCATTCCAGCTTGCCCtattgcacagtctggtcagaagctccactgtccgctataaaataacacaaatgtttCATGGTCTTAATAGCAGACAGGGGAGGTCAAGACCAGGCTTTTAGCATGCTGAGGTTttaatggagctacgctggcggcatattgcataagacccagtCGGCTCACTTGAAGTCATGCAAAGTTGTTATGTAAGACAAGGTTGTGAGCACTGATATTGTGTGAGGAAAACATATCAGCTTTGTTTCGGTTGATATATCTTTGGTTGTGCAAAAGATAAATGTAATCATGCATTCTGAATACTGTTTTAACGCAACTGTTATgttaaattgcttattttagCAAACTGACTTGCTTGAATAGTAGTTATCTGTGCTGGGCATAATAGATGCACAATGAAATTACTCATTTTTGTATCACATTAGTATGCTAATTTTATCACTAACTTCAAATTTAAAGATTCTTTTTGTAAAATCAAGTGCAGAaaatgtatgtgcatttttaCCTGATGCAGTAACAGCACTTTTTACCATAAATGGTTGATGTATTTGTTCTGTGTCACATTCCAGgtgaattaatatatttttttattaaacactccattttttttattgaaaagtgttTTTGTCAACGACATAAAGATTGtctaaatgattaaaaaaaaataatgtacatttgtATCTGAAATGTCCAAAGATTATTTCTTGTTATGCATATATGCACATAATGTCACTTTCAAACCTTTGAATATCTTTACTTAAGATATA from Dreissena polymorpha isolate Duluth1 chromosome 1, UMN_Dpol_1.0, whole genome shotgun sequence carries:
- the LOC127837566 gene encoding splicing regulator ARVCF-like isoform X1 produces the protein MPTGVSSRGYDDAYGTPQGFDVNHNKKDSILKSVREQEAQFERLTRELEEERARVSHKVQQNPAVSTYRIGSETESMNSISSTDDTFQWGGPQDDSLRFGDESHGLMDSCLHELQSRGTMHFGEDNMNYMPEDHYGGRGGPYSGDYNSYNGGPHHDTSMHSSHHSLQSNNSNRNPRIQLKQSNQNLGSRTSLPQDQHNDNYAPYSGLQRNVHPDSPVNGSQRGPPTPTRFNPNYYDGYGDNYRNSPVPSEPHTPRGYGGSLDPYDANPMQQFHPPDSSFHNDSFSRAPAPTDRYGAPQVEDSFYRQSPMLERGYRDDPRSKYMDSPRGGAQPQYPGDDRYNDNSFQGQPDSFHGPPDDYHDQPDSFQGRPNYSGSQHMIDRYGEPVDSRGPPPDDSRYQEEDSYREPQDDSFRGPVPQNDRHRDYDDDQPTNQSFLRDPHGNYGDPYYPEDENRRHEGLPQVQDDPFADDPFRQKQRSLLHLQQLEDPYPRGHSPAAGSERMSPGSLHSLHDRPPQYDGREGPVRYVEDDPHHPDDNYPEDRSHTPSGNEDSMRWRSPDLQEVIDFLSHPSDAIKANAAAYLTHLSYMDDNIKQKIRGLNGIPLLVDMLNSDFPEVHKNACGALKNMSYGRHNDENKRSIRNAGGIPALVRLLRKTQDEDTRDLATGVLWNLSSCDDLKKAIIDDALAVLVNSVVIPQSGWEKRGLPPVHNQDSWTTTFRNATGVLRNVSSAGEEARKRLRECNGLVDSLIHTLKIAIDQNNVDNKPVTNCVCTLRNLAFRIQEVADPDFYKKRDATLRRQKKQEKGGTTGCFGGGNKKKTGPNKGQTIEDETQPQLPQTAQVFRALWGVDAVRYFLQLLTGSNPTMLEASCGAIQNLAACDWKFAIEIRALVRKEKGLPSLVDLLTFEEERVVGAAATALRNLSIDERNKELVGKYAMKQLVSNIPQDGRPRETSDETVAAVLACCEEVIQHNQDFAKSFVNERGVPRLMSIVKHQEQFNPRCCKFALAVAKTLWGFKVLHSDFNQNGYTQKDFCPPQAARSQPQSNYSTLRQNQGYDDTTMRSRHGNGNGYPSNHMTGSNPRLVQGHSNPALDQHDMYGSRQGIPMVDIPAQPAGYAPIDDPVHTKPRNKLPAGAVPLFPVDNTEPVYAQVQKNRNHGDERAEHGGPGQMMLSADNPDGVDSWV